One Leucobacter muris DNA segment encodes these proteins:
- a CDS encoding Gfo/Idh/MocA family protein, producing the protein MTEELRVAVVGAGMMGADHIKRITHRIAGARVSAIVEPDAGRAEAAAADAPGSLSFTRLEEAIEAGAMDAVLIATPGQFHAPVLKPALEAGLPILCEKPLTQTSESSLEILEREQQLDRPHIQLGFMRRFDDEYQALRELVSSGESGELLMVRALHRNPSVPESYTEDMLITDSVVHEFDVVPWLAGSRVVSVEVKHPRRNSLAPERLREPILVIMELENGVLVDVEMNVSVQFGYQVATEAVFEKGIARIGQPSGLQRWDAGFFRVREHESFTTRFAAAYDAQIQRWVDAVRRGDLIDGPNAWDGYLVALSCEAGVKALHEGGIVPVEAPERPAFYA; encoded by the coding sequence ATGACTGAAGAACTCCGCGTCGCCGTCGTCGGCGCCGGCATGATGGGCGCCGACCACATCAAGCGCATCACGCACCGCATCGCGGGCGCCCGCGTCTCCGCCATCGTCGAGCCCGACGCCGGCCGTGCAGAGGCGGCTGCGGCCGACGCCCCGGGATCCCTCTCCTTCACGCGCCTCGAGGAGGCGATCGAGGCCGGCGCCATGGACGCGGTGCTCATCGCGACCCCCGGCCAGTTCCACGCGCCGGTGCTGAAGCCGGCACTCGAAGCGGGGCTGCCCATCCTGTGCGAGAAGCCCCTCACGCAGACTTCGGAGAGCTCGCTCGAGATCCTCGAGCGCGAGCAGCAGCTCGACCGCCCGCACATCCAGCTCGGCTTCATGCGCCGCTTCGACGACGAGTACCAGGCCCTGCGCGAGCTCGTCTCCTCGGGCGAGAGCGGCGAGCTGCTGATGGTGCGCGCGCTGCACCGCAACCCCTCGGTGCCCGAGAGCTACACCGAGGACATGCTCATCACCGACTCGGTGGTGCACGAGTTCGACGTGGTGCCGTGGCTCGCCGGGTCGCGCGTCGTGAGCGTCGAGGTGAAGCACCCCCGCCGCAACTCGCTCGCCCCGGAGCGCCTGCGCGAGCCGATCCTCGTGATCATGGAGCTCGAGAACGGCGTGCTCGTCGACGTCGAGATGAACGTCAGCGTGCAGTTCGGCTACCAGGTCGCCACCGAGGCCGTCTTCGAGAAGGGCATCGCCCGCATCGGCCAGCCGTCGGGCCTGCAGCGCTGGGACGCCGGGTTCTTCCGCGTGCGGGAGCATGAGAGCTTCACCACGCGGTTCGCCGCCGCCTACGACGCGCAGATCCAGCGCTGGGTCGACGCCGTGCGCCGCGGAGACCTCATCGACGGCCCCAACGCGTGGGACGGCTACCTCGTCGCGCTGTCGTGCGAGGCCGGGGTCAAGGCCCTGCACGAGGGCGGTATCGTGCCCGTCGAGGCGCCCGAGCGCCCCGCTTTCTACGCCTGA
- the iolD gene encoding 3D-(3,5/4)-trihydroxycyclohexane-1,2-dione acylhydrolase (decyclizing) has protein sequence MTTRRMTVSQALVEFLANQWTVDRAADGTEIRERTVPGMFGIFGHGNVAGVGQALKQCNAENPELMPYYQARNEQAMVHQAVGYARMHRRRGTYASAASVGPGATNLLTGAALATTNRLPALLLPSDTFATRVADPVLQQLEQPHDIGLTVNDAFRPVSKFFDRVQRPEQLFSIALAAMRVLTDPAETGAVTIALPEDVQAEAFDVPVEFLQPREWRIRRPRPERDALALAVEAIRAAKRPFIVAGGGVLYSDAEQQLREFVEATGIPVGSSQAGGGVLDWDHPQYLGGVGATGTLAANRLAAEADLIIGIGTRYSDFTTASRTAFQNPDVRFVNINVASFDAYKHGTQIPVIADAREALLDLHTALSDLRVEADYAERVASEKAQWDGIVDEAFRPSGLALPGQPEIIGAVQQASAPEDVIVQAAGSLPGDLHKLWRVRDPLGYHVEYAYSCMGYEIAGGLGAKRGLLADGDDRDVIVMVGDGSYLMLNTELVTAVAEGIKIIVILIQNHGYASIGHLSETVGSERFGTWYREYDERARNFQGDRVLPVDLAMNARSYGMNVIEVEPGADAIDELRAAIAQAKASDRATFIHINSDPLIYAPDGAGWWDVPVPQVSTLESTQRARAEYVQQVAAQKPLLG, from the coding sequence ATGACCACCCGTCGAATGACCGTCAGCCAGGCGCTCGTCGAGTTCCTGGCGAACCAGTGGACCGTCGACCGCGCCGCCGACGGCACCGAGATCCGCGAGCGCACCGTGCCCGGCATGTTCGGCATCTTCGGCCACGGCAACGTCGCCGGCGTGGGTCAGGCGCTGAAGCAGTGCAACGCCGAGAACCCCGAGCTCATGCCCTACTACCAGGCCCGCAACGAGCAGGCCATGGTGCACCAGGCTGTCGGCTACGCCCGGATGCATCGGCGCCGCGGCACCTACGCGTCGGCCGCCTCGGTGGGCCCCGGCGCCACGAACCTGCTCACCGGCGCGGCGCTCGCCACCACCAACCGGCTGCCGGCGCTGCTGCTGCCGAGCGACACCTTCGCCACCCGCGTCGCCGACCCGGTGCTGCAGCAGCTCGAGCAGCCCCACGACATCGGGCTCACCGTCAACGACGCGTTCCGCCCCGTCTCGAAGTTCTTCGACCGCGTGCAGCGCCCCGAGCAGCTGTTCTCGATCGCCCTCGCGGCGATGCGCGTGCTCACCGACCCCGCCGAGACCGGCGCGGTCACCATCGCGCTGCCCGAGGACGTGCAGGCCGAGGCCTTCGACGTGCCCGTCGAGTTCCTGCAGCCGCGCGAGTGGCGCATCCGTCGCCCGCGCCCCGAACGCGACGCGCTCGCGCTCGCCGTCGAGGCGATCCGCGCGGCGAAGCGGCCCTTCATCGTGGCCGGCGGCGGCGTGCTCTACTCCGACGCCGAGCAGCAGCTGCGCGAGTTCGTCGAGGCGACCGGTATCCCGGTCGGCTCCTCGCAGGCGGGCGGAGGCGTGCTGGACTGGGATCACCCGCAGTACCTGGGGGGCGTCGGCGCGACCGGCACGCTCGCGGCAAACCGCCTCGCGGCAGAAGCCGACCTCATCATCGGCATCGGCACCCGCTACAGCGACTTCACCACCGCCTCCCGCACGGCGTTCCAGAACCCCGACGTGCGGTTCGTGAACATCAACGTCGCATCGTTCGACGCCTACAAGCACGGCACGCAGATCCCCGTGATCGCCGACGCCCGGGAGGCGCTGCTCGATCTGCACACGGCTCTCTCCGACCTGCGCGTCGAGGCCGACTACGCCGAACGCGTGGCCTCCGAGAAGGCGCAGTGGGACGGCATCGTCGACGAGGCGTTCCGGCCCTCGGGGCTCGCGCTGCCGGGCCAGCCCGAGATCATCGGGGCCGTGCAGCAGGCCTCCGCGCCCGAGGACGTGATCGTGCAGGCGGCGGGATCGCTGCCCGGCGACCTGCACAAGCTGTGGCGCGTGCGCGACCCGCTCGGCTATCACGTCGAGTACGCGTACTCGTGCATGGGCTACGAGATCGCGGGCGGCCTGGGCGCGAAGCGCGGCCTGCTCGCCGACGGCGACGACCGCGACGTGATCGTGATGGTGGGCGACGGCTCGTACCTGATGCTCAACACCGAGCTCGTCACGGCCGTGGCCGAGGGCATCAAGATCATCGTGATCCTCATCCAGAACCACGGCTACGCCTCGATCGGCCACCTCTCCGAGACGGTCGGTTCCGAGCGCTTCGGCACCTGGTACCGCGAGTACGACGAGCGGGCACGCAATTTCCAGGGAGATCGAGTGCTGCCCGTCGATCTGGCGATGAACGCCCGCAGTTATGGCATGAACGTCATCGAGGTCGAGCCGGGCGCCGACGCGATCGACGAGCTGCGGGCCGCGATCGCGCAGGCGAAGGCGTCGGATCGCGCCACGTTCATCCACATCAACAGCGACCCGCTGATCTACGCGCCCGACGGCGCGGGCTGGTGGGACGTGCCGGTGCCGCAGGTGTCGACGCTCGAGTCGACCCAGCGGGCCCGCGCCGAGTACGTGCAGCAGGTCGCTGCGCAGAAGCCGCTGCTGGGCTGA
- a CDS encoding sugar phosphate isomerase/epimerase family protein, translating into MAAITDNPGLRIGTAPDSWGVWHADDPGQVPWRRFLDEVVQAGYEWIELGPYGYLPTDPHQLEDELGTRGLKLSAGTVFTGFHKGDEQWQRAWDQALAVAGLASKLGAEHLVVIPDLWRSDVTGENLEPRTLDDEQWTKLAAGHDRLGKALLDEFGMRQQFHSHADSHIGTTREVLRFLDETDPRYTNLCLDTGHFAYYGGDNVQLIEQRPERIGYLHLKQVDPTLLFDVLKNDTSFVDAVADGIMIEPPNGIPDLAPVIEAVAKIDPEIFAIVEQDMYGCDVDRPLPIARRTREHIFGCTHLARIS; encoded by the coding sequence ATGGCAGCTATCACCGACAACCCCGGACTGCGCATCGGCACGGCGCCCGACTCCTGGGGCGTCTGGCACGCGGACGACCCCGGCCAGGTGCCCTGGCGGCGATTCCTCGACGAGGTCGTGCAGGCGGGCTACGAGTGGATCGAACTCGGCCCCTACGGCTACCTGCCCACCGACCCCCACCAGCTCGAGGACGAACTCGGCACGCGCGGCCTCAAGCTCTCGGCCGGCACCGTCTTCACGGGCTTCCACAAGGGCGACGAGCAGTGGCAGCGGGCCTGGGACCAGGCCCTCGCGGTCGCCGGCCTCGCCTCGAAGCTCGGCGCCGAGCACCTCGTCGTGATCCCCGACCTCTGGCGCAGCGACGTCACCGGCGAGAACCTCGAGCCCCGCACGCTCGACGACGAGCAGTGGACGAAGCTCGCCGCCGGCCACGACCGCCTCGGGAAGGCGCTGCTCGACGAGTTCGGCATGCGGCAGCAGTTCCACTCGCACGCCGACAGCCACATCGGCACCACGCGAGAGGTGCTGCGCTTCCTCGACGAGACCGACCCCCGCTACACGAACCTCTGCCTCGACACCGGCCACTTCGCCTACTACGGCGGCGACAACGTGCAGCTCATCGAGCAGCGCCCCGAGCGCATCGGCTACCTGCACCTCAAGCAGGTCGATCCCACGCTGCTCTTCGACGTGCTGAAGAACGACACGTCGTTCGTCGACGCCGTCGCCGACGGCATCATGATCGAGCCGCCGAACGGCATCCCCGACCTCGCACCCGTGATCGAGGCCGTCGCGAAGATCGACCCCGAGATCTTCGCGATCGTCGAGCAGGACATGTACGGCTGCGACGTCGACCGCCCCCTCCCGATCGCCCGGCGCACCCGTGAGCACATCTTCGGCTGCACCCACCTGGCGCGAATCTCCTAA
- a CDS encoding sugar phosphate isomerase/epimerase family protein, whose translation MVRIALDPTPYNGTVHLLDFPDLVARLGYEYLQLTPNPDFGRHFHYPKVDGDMIAKLKKRANDAGVTITSVLPVQRFGGPEEHQVQAAIFNTTRYIEIAAELEAPIVNTEFSGRPEREEESEFAFYRAMEALVPVLEREGVTLNFDPHPDDFVEDGLEAWRIIRGLNTDRVGFVYVGAHTFHYGDRAASLLPEVGDRLGAVYAADTFDHTRSNALRYITNPPGNAVRVHQHLAIGDGDVDWAELFGTLRQTGFLDREDALIVSNVFAEDERADEISKFQLAKIKELIASA comes from the coding sequence ATGGTTCGCATCGCTCTCGATCCCACCCCCTACAACGGCACCGTCCACCTGCTCGACTTCCCGGACCTGGTGGCGCGGCTCGGCTACGAGTACCTGCAGCTCACCCCGAACCCCGACTTCGGGCGCCACTTCCACTATCCGAAGGTCGACGGCGACATGATCGCGAAGCTCAAGAAGCGCGCGAACGACGCCGGGGTGACGATCACGTCGGTGCTGCCCGTGCAGCGCTTCGGCGGGCCCGAAGAGCACCAGGTGCAGGCCGCGATCTTCAACACGACCCGCTACATCGAGATCGCGGCCGAGCTCGAGGCGCCCATCGTCAACACCGAGTTCTCGGGCCGCCCCGAGCGCGAGGAGGAGTCGGAGTTCGCGTTCTACCGCGCGATGGAGGCGCTGGTGCCGGTGCTCGAGCGCGAGGGCGTCACGCTCAACTTCGATCCGCACCCCGACGACTTCGTCGAGGACGGGCTCGAGGCGTGGCGCATCATCCGCGGTCTGAACACCGACCGCGTGGGCTTCGTCTACGTGGGTGCGCACACGTTCCACTACGGCGACCGCGCGGCCTCGCTGCTGCCCGAGGTTGGCGATCGCCTGGGCGCCGTCTACGCGGCCGACACCTTCGACCACACGCGCTCGAACGCGCTGCGCTACATCACCAACCCGCCCGGCAACGCCGTGCGCGTGCACCAGCACCTCGCGATCGGCGACGGCGACGTCGACTGGGCCGAGCTCTTCGGCACGCTGCGGCAGACGGGCTTCCTCGACCGCGAGGACGCGCTCATCGTGTCGAACGTGTTCGCCGAAGACGAGCGGGCCGACGAGATCTCGAAGTTCCAGCTCGCGAAGATCAAAGAGCTGATCGCCTCGGCGTGA
- the iolB gene encoding 5-deoxy-glucuronate isomerase: MTQQAERWFHRRGELAEDGWESVVDERTPGWEHTGIRVGRLEPGASLDLEGTGVERLIVPLSGSFRVTHAENGEQAVTELAGRPSVFAGPTDVLYLSAAATGTVTATSPGESRFLVATSPTDIVRPTRYMPVEEVPVELRGAGASSRQVHNFGRKEALDAARFIVVEVITPAENWSSYPPHKHDEHVEGHESELEEIYYFEVAPTKDAPEGVDAEHAFGMFSTYSSPAGQIEIDSQVKTGDVALVPYGYHGPAVAAPGYDMYYLNVMAGPDPERTWLISDDPAHGWVRETWEGQQLDSRLPFTADR, encoded by the coding sequence ATGACGCAGCAGGCCGAGCGCTGGTTCCACCGCCGCGGCGAACTCGCCGAGGACGGCTGGGAGAGCGTGGTCGACGAGCGCACCCCCGGGTGGGAGCACACCGGCATTCGAGTGGGCAGACTCGAGCCGGGCGCCTCGCTCGACCTCGAGGGCACCGGCGTCGAGCGCCTCATCGTGCCCCTCTCCGGCTCGTTCCGGGTGACCCACGCCGAGAACGGCGAGCAGGCGGTCACCGAGCTCGCCGGCCGGCCCTCCGTGTTCGCGGGCCCCACCGACGTGCTCTACCTCTCGGCGGCCGCCACCGGAACCGTCACCGCGACTTCGCCCGGCGAGAGCCGCTTCCTCGTCGCCACCTCGCCCACCGACATCGTGCGCCCCACCCGCTACATGCCGGTCGAAGAGGTGCCCGTCGAACTGCGCGGAGCCGGCGCCTCCAGCCGCCAGGTGCACAACTTCGGTCGCAAGGAGGCGCTCGACGCGGCCCGCTTCATCGTGGTCGAGGTCATCACCCCGGCCGAGAACTGGTCGTCGTATCCGCCCCACAAGCACGACGAGCACGTCGAAGGCCACGAGTCCGAGCTCGAGGAGATCTACTACTTCGAGGTCGCGCCCACCAAAGACGCCCCAGAGGGCGTCGACGCTGAGCACGCCTTCGGCATGTTCAGCACCTACTCGTCTCCCGCGGGGCAGATCGAGATCGACTCCCAGGTGAAGACCGGCGACGTGGCGCTCGTGCCCTACGGCTACCACGGCCCCGCGGTCGCGGCGCCGGGCTACGACATGTACTACCTCAACGTGATGGCCGGGCCCGACCCCGAGCGCACCTGGCTCATCAGCGACGACCCGGCCCACGGCTGGGTGCGCGAGACCTGGGAGGGGCAGCAGCTCGACTCGCGCCTTCCCTTCACCGCCGACCGCTGA
- a CDS encoding CoA-acylating methylmalonate-semialdehyde dehydrogenase — protein sequence MSTDLPVIPHWIDGARRESASGRTAPVYNPATGEVQAHVALADEAEIAEAIASAQRGFELWSEFSMAKRQTVIFKFRELLNERKPELAAIITSEHGKVLSDAMGEILRGQEVVELATGFPHLIKGAFSENASTGIDVYSIKQPIGVAGIISPFNFPAMVPMWFFPVAIAAGNAVIVKPSEKDPSASLWLAELWKEAGLPDGVFTVLNGDKLAVDGLLTDPAVQSISFVGSTPIAQYIYETASKHGKRVQALGGAKNHMLVLPDADLDLVADQAINAGYGAAGERCMAISVVLAVEPVADELIEKIKERIANLNIGNGASSPEPDMGPLITDVHRDKVTGYIDIAEQDGATIVVDGRDFTVDGHENGFFVGPTLIDHLPTTSRAYTEEIFGPVLEIVRVKTFEEGVELINSGAFGNGTAIFTNDGGAARRFQHEIQVGMIGINVPIPVPVAYHSFGGWKASLFGDSKAYGVQGFEFFTREKAITSRWLDPAKHGGINLGFPQND from the coding sequence ATGAGCACCGATCTCCCCGTGATCCCGCACTGGATCGACGGCGCACGTCGCGAGTCGGCGAGCGGTCGCACCGCCCCCGTCTACAACCCCGCCACCGGTGAGGTGCAGGCCCATGTGGCGCTCGCCGACGAGGCCGAGATCGCCGAGGCCATCGCGTCGGCGCAGCGCGGCTTCGAGCTGTGGAGCGAGTTCTCCATGGCCAAGCGCCAGACCGTCATCTTCAAGTTCCGCGAGCTGCTCAACGAGCGCAAGCCCGAGCTCGCCGCGATCATCACCTCCGAGCACGGCAAGGTGCTCTCCGACGCCATGGGCGAGATCCTGCGCGGCCAGGAGGTCGTCGAGCTCGCCACCGGCTTCCCCCACCTCATCAAGGGCGCGTTCTCCGAGAACGCCTCCACCGGCATCGACGTCTACTCGATCAAGCAGCCCATCGGCGTCGCCGGCATCATCTCGCCCTTCAACTTCCCCGCCATGGTGCCGATGTGGTTCTTCCCCGTCGCCATCGCGGCCGGCAACGCGGTCATCGTGAAGCCGAGCGAGAAGGATCCCTCGGCGTCGCTGTGGCTCGCCGAGCTGTGGAAGGAGGCGGGTCTGCCCGACGGCGTGTTCACCGTGCTCAACGGCGACAAGCTCGCGGTCGACGGTCTGCTCACCGACCCCGCGGTGCAGTCGATCTCGTTCGTCGGCTCGACCCCCATCGCGCAGTACATCTACGAGACCGCCTCGAAGCACGGCAAGCGCGTGCAGGCCCTCGGCGGCGCGAAGAACCACATGCTGGTGCTGCCCGACGCCGACCTCGACCTCGTCGCCGACCAGGCGATCAACGCCGGCTACGGCGCCGCGGGCGAGCGCTGCATGGCGATCTCGGTCGTGCTGGCCGTCGAGCCCGTCGCCGACGAGCTGATCGAGAAGATCAAGGAGCGCATCGCGAACCTCAACATCGGCAACGGCGCATCGAGCCCCGAGCCCGACATGGGTCCGCTCATCACCGACGTGCACCGCGACAAGGTGACGGGCTACATCGACATCGCCGAGCAGGACGGCGCGACGATCGTGGTCGACGGCCGCGACTTCACGGTCGACGGTCACGAGAACGGCTTCTTCGTGGGCCCGACCCTCATCGACCACCTCCCCACCACCTCGCGCGCCTACACCGAGGAGATCTTCGGGCCCGTGCTCGAGATCGTGCGCGTGAAGACCTTCGAGGAGGGCGTCGAGCTCATCAACTCGGGCGCCTTCGGCAACGGCACCGCCATCTTCACCAACGACGGCGGAGCCGCCCGGCGCTTCCAGCACGAGATCCAGGTCGGCATGATCGGCATCAACGTGCCGATCCCCGTGCCGGTCGCCTACCACTCCTTCGGCGGCTGGAAGGCCTCGCTCTTCGGCGACTCGAAGGCGTACGGCGTGCAGGGCTTCGAGTTCTTCACCCGCGAGAAGGCGATCACCAGCCGCTGGCTCGATCCCGCCAAGCACGGCGGCATCAACCTCGGCTTCCCGCAGAACGACTGA